AATCTGAAGAAGATGACTCATCCCAACAAAGCGCACGTCTATCATCACTAAGTGTCAGTGTTTTGCCATCCGCAGTTTCTAAATACATCTGATTTCTTGGTCCACCACCATGGTCGCTGAATTGAAGAATGACACCCTTATTTGCAGTGTAATGGTCATTTACCCAGTTTAAGAAATTAATAAGAGTTTGTTTGTTACCCATATTAACTTCACCACAAGATGTTGGCTGAGTAGTAGAAACCTGCTTGTTTGAACCTACAAGCCATGGTGCTGTATAAGACAAATTCTTTGTATTGCTTGAAAGCACACAACCTGTACTTGTTGTATATGTTGTCGTACATCCGCTGTCACTTCCAAGTTCAAAAATGTATGAACCTGTTTCACCAATTTGAGGTGTCACAGTAATTGGATCTCCATTATCATCTTCATCTTCCCAACTAACTGCACCATCCCAAAGAGCTACAACATTAACTGAGTCATAAGAACTATTGGGAGTTCCATTTGAATCACGAATCTGATAAAGTCCATATTCGGCTTCATTCATATCAATAAAGATTGGATGATGCAAGTTGTTATCTCCGTCCATATACATTGCTACTACCCAATCACTTTCTTTTTTAGTGATTTGTGGTGTTACTGTTTTTGTAGCAGACTGATCGCTAGAACCTGTAATTACTTCAACTGTATATTCTGTTCCATTTTCAAGTCCAAAAAATTCAACATTTGCTGTTGTTGATGCATAAACTGATTTCGATGTAAGTTCAGAGCCATTCAAATAGAGTTTTACCGTATATGAAGAATAACCAGTTACCGGAGAGAATGACACATTTACATAAGAATCTGCAACAGTTGCATTCAGATCTGAAACTGGTTTTGGAGATGTAATTGTTATTGACTTCGAGGAAATTTCATGACCATTTGTAACTTTAAAAGAATGTGTTCCTTCGCTTAAAGGTGTTTCAAATTCATATAAAAGATATCTATAGTAACTTGTATCTTCATAAGATACAGGAACACTTAAATCAAAATCCTCATAATTAACGTTATCTAAAGAGTGAGTAAATTTAACCCCTGCATAAGAGCCATCATCCAAAGGATAAACTAAAGGATCAAATAATTGAAGCTTAAGAGTTGTTGCAGAAACATCTGTTATTGAGACTAACTTTGGAGTATAAATTGCATACAGAGTGGTATCTTTTGTAATTGGTTTTGTTTTATCAAACTCAATAGCTTTTGCTTGAGATGCTTTTGAATCAGACCAGTACATAAAATAGTTATATGATCTAGACGGATTTGGAGGCATTTCATCAGTAGTTAGAGAAGCTAAAGTATCTCCTGATTCAACCTCTACAGATGTTACAAAAGTATCATTGTCATAGAAAGTAACCGTTTTTGGATTTGTAAGATTCTTACATTTCACTTCCTTTTTATCAGATGCATTTTTACTGATTACTTTTATCCAATGAGTTCCTTCAGACAAACGACTATTAAACGTATATGTCAGATATCTGAAATTTGTATCATCTATATAAGTTGGAATTTCAGAGATTGTAAATGGTTCATAGTTATAATTATCAGTAGAATGCTCAAAAGTAATACCCGCATAAGAACCATCAACCAATGGGTAAACAGCTTTACCTTTTAATTTAAATGTAATTTGTGTTGCTGTCAGTTCCTGTATAGAATCATAGTAGGTACTGGTATATAAGTCAGGAGCATAGATAGCATATAAAGTAACATCTTCTGTAAAAGTAGCTGTATTTAAATCAACTTTCCCTGCTTCTGCCGCAGCAATTGAGTCATTAGATTTAGACCAGTATAAAAAAGTATTATACGCATCAGAAGTACTTTGGTATCCCCAATACTTTTCACCATAGAGGACATCTACAGTTCTTGTTTCATTTCCAATTTTGAATGTTATAGTTACACTACTAGGATTTACCTGGCTAGGACACCCTGTGAACATAAAGACGAAAAAGCAGGCTAATAGGCCAGCTAGAAAAACATGTTTTCTTTTCATATAGTTTCTCCTTTTTATAAAAAAACTTTAAAAATATTTTTAATTCAAAATATCCTACAAGATTTTTATGCCTATATTTTGTTTTGTCAAGTGTAATAGGGCAAATAACCTAGGTTATTTTTATACTAAAAGGTTTTAGTATAAAAATAATTGAAAAAAATAAAAAAAGAGCGATGTTTTACAAAACACCGCTCTTTTTAATTGTTAAGTTTATCGATTTCCAGAAATCTATTAGCCTAATGTGATTTCAACATTAACTTCTTTCTTTCCTTCAACGTATGGAACTACACATCCGTCAACTGCAGCGCCGTCTACAACCATGCTCTTTACGCCCTTGCATACGTGGCCTGGGTTTTTGATTGTGATGTTGTATTTAGAACCGCGGAAAAGACGTGTTGCTGTAAATCCGTCCCAGTCAGCAGGGATAGAAGGATCTACCTTGAGTCCGTCGAAGTCTGGCTGAATACCGAGGATGTACTGGCTGATTGCAACCATGTTCCATGCTGCAGTACCTGTAAGCCAAGAGTTCTTACCCTGGCCAAAGTTCTTGCCTGTCTGGCCGATATCAGAACCTGCATCCTTACCACCAATCATCTGGCCGTATACATAAGGCTCTGTCTTGTGAAGATCAGATGTTTCTTCTGTATAAGCAGGAGCGATTTCTGAGTAGTACTTGAATGCCTGATCACCCTCACCCGCATAAGCAGCAGCACAGATAATCCATGCATTGTTGTGTGTGAAGATACCAGCGTTCTCTTTGTATCCGCCCGGATAAGTAGAGATTTCACCGTACTGTACGTAGTATTTAGAGAAAGCAGGATTGTTCAAAACAAGACCGTGCTTTGTGTTCAAGCGTTCGTCAATTGCTGCGAGAGTCTTCTTTGTTGCATCCTTGTCGATATCAGACATGATTGCAAAGCCCTGTGGTTCAATGAAGATCTGTCCTTCTTCACATTCCTTAGACCCCATCTTCTGGCCGTTTGCGTCGTAAGCACGCATAAACCAGTTTCCGTCCCAAGCACTGTCCATCATAACTTTCTTCATCTTGTCGATTTCTGCCTGAGCCTTTGCTGCTTCGTCCTTCTTGCCCAAGTGATTCAAGATTCCTACGAAATTTGGTCCAACATAAGTGAAGAGTGCTGCAACGAATACAGATTCTGCAACCTTTGAGTAACCGCCTTCGTTCTTAAACTTAGGGTTTGTATATGTCTGGAAGCTCTCGCCTGGTGTGTCAGAGAAACATGAAAGGTTGATACAGTCGTTCCAGTCTGCGCGCATTGCAAGTGGAAGTCCGTGTGGTCCCAGGTTGTTTACAATGTGGTAGAAGCTTACTGTAAGGTGGTCGAGCATTGACTTAGCCTTAGACTCATCGTTGTCATAAGGAACCTTTGCATCGAGGATTGACCAGTCGCCAGTTTCTTTAATGTAAGCTGATACGGAAAGAATCATCCAGAGCGGGTCATCAGAGAAGTCTCCACCGATGTCTGCATTTCCTTTCTTTGTGAGTGGCTGATACTGATGGTAACATCCACCGTCTTCAAGCTGAGTAGAAGCAATGTCGATAAGGCGTTCGCGTGCGCGGTCTGGAATCTGATGTACGAAACCAAGAATGTCCTGGTTTGAATCGCGGAATCCCATTCCACGACCAATTCCGCTCTCAAAGTAGCTGGCAGAACGTGAAAGATTAAAGGTAACCATACACTGATACTGGTTCCAGATGTTTACCATGCGGTTTACTTTGTCTTCCGGTGTGTTTACGTTGAGGATGCCAAGCAGCTTGTCCCAGTAAGCGCGGAGCTCTTTCATACCTGCTGCAAACTTTTCTGGTGTGTTGTATTTTTCGATCATAGCAAGAGCTTTTTCTTTGTTGATTGTCTTGCCGTCTGCCTCGAACTTTTTGTCCACTGGCATTTCTACATAACCCAGGATGAATACGAGAGTTTTTGATTCGCCTGCTTTAAGAGTGATTTCCTTGTAGTGAGAAGCAATTGGAGACCATCCGTCAGCAAGTGAGTTTCCACATTTTCCGTCGAGAACCTGCTGTGGGTTATGGAATCCGTTGTAAAGACCAATGAATGTATCGCGGTCTGTATCGTATCCGTCAATCTTGTCGTTTACTGAGTAGAATGCAAAATGATTGCGGCGGTCGCGGTATTCTGTTTTATGGTAGATTGTTGAATCTTTGATTTCTACGCGGCCTGTAGAAAAGTTTCTCTGGAAGTTTGTACAGTCGTCCTGAGCATCCCAAAGACACCATTCAGCGAAAGACCAGAATTTGAAAGTCTTGTCTGAACCACTTTCGTTTGTAAGAACTACCTGCTGAACTTCGCCATCATAATCCTGTGGTACAAAGAAAGTTACCTGTGCTTTAAGACCATTCTTTTTACCTGTGATAATTGTGTAGCCCATACCGTGGCGGCATTCGTAAGCATCAAGTTCTGCTTTTACTGGAGACCATCCAGGGTTCCAGATTGTTCCATTGTCGTTAATGTAGAAATAGCGGCCACCCATATCGATAGGTACATTGTTGTAGCGGTAGCGTGTGATGCGGCGGAGACGAGCATCTTTATAGAAGCTGTATCCTCCTGCTGTGTTGGAAATTAACGAGAAAAATCCCTGAGTTCCAAGATAGTTGATCCAAGGATAAGGTGTGCGAGGAGTTTCAATAACATACTCGCGGTTGGCATCATCAAAGTGTCCAAACTTCATAATAATCTCCTGTATGTGTTTCGAGATAGCGAAAACGTTGTAGTAAAAAGTATATCGTATGAATAAAATTTATGCAATGAATTTTAGCAAAGCTTTACAACAGTACCGCCATGAATTAACCGACCTGTTACCATTTCTTTTTTTGGAACAAAGCTTTCAGGATTTTCGATTTTGTCCAGCAAGGCTTCTGCCATTGTTCGTCCAATTATTTCACCGTTCTGTTCGTAGGTTGTGAGAGGAGGAATCATCATTGAAGTGAGTTTAATACCATCATAACCAACAATACTTATATCTTTTCCCGGAACAATTCCGTGGCTGTTCAATTCAC
The Treponema bryantii DNA segment above includes these coding regions:
- a CDS encoding clostripain-related cysteine peptidase; this translates as MKRKHVFLAGLLACFFVFMFTGCPSQVNPSSVTITFKIGNETRTVDVLYGEKYWGYQSTSDAYNTFLYWSKSNDSIAAAEAGKVDLNTATFTEDVTLYAIYAPDLYTSTYYDSIQELTATQITFKLKGKAVYPLVDGSYAGITFEHSTDNYNYEPFTISEIPTYIDDTNFRYLTYTFNSRLSEGTHWIKVISKNASDKKEVKCKNLTNPKTVTFYDNDTFVTSVEVESGDTLASLTTDEMPPNPSRSYNYFMYWSDSKASQAKAIEFDKTKPITKDTTLYAIYTPKLVSITDVSATTLKLQLFDPLVYPLDDGSYAGVKFTHSLDNVNYEDFDLSVPVSYEDTSYYRYLLYEFETPLSEGTHSFKVTNGHEISSKSITITSPKPVSDLNATVADSYVNVSFSPVTGYSSYTVKLYLNGSELTSKSVYASTTANVEFFGLENGTEYTVEVITGSSDQSATKTVTPQITKKESDWVVAMYMDGDNNLHHPIFIDMNEAEYGLYQIRDSNGTPNSSYDSVNVVALWDGAVSWEDEDDNGDPITVTPQIGETGSYIFELGSDSGCTTTYTTSTGCVLSSNTKNLSYTAPWLVGSNKQVSTTQPTSCGEVNMGNKQTLINFLNWVNDHYTANKGVILQFSDHGGGPRNQMYLETADGKTLTLSDDRRALCWDESSSSDFLKTKDVSDALATVGYGASNKLSMILMDVCLGSSFEDAYQFKNYAEYLAASPNNIPGNGLNYVALMKSFKKDTTIDAIGKQIVEDYKAQYGGQSDRWNYYTQNASEYNYYSSLNDSQKYSLEWQGHLGMTTFTITDLNEVDNVKTTIDSLCDVLLSTEGRAKKVKLASNGFISLTDTSNEADYVKYLMRYTNAEKLFVTNNTSTQYYIDDSIYYMGSYVWLYDIGYIADMMKYCSATSINGTTNVNAWSELYTAADNVITALGQAVKYSWRDSMLNDSNDFYSLIEGSSTNASTYNHYYGLTIGGAGFATVSKKIVQGKLPDWYMTDLEFGKESKWSELLSYWFGVQE
- a CDS encoding GH36-type glycosyl hydrolase domain-containing protein encodes the protein MKFGHFDDANREYVIETPRTPYPWINYLGTQGFFSLISNTAGGYSFYKDARLRRITRYRYNNVPIDMGGRYFYINDNGTIWNPGWSPVKAELDAYECRHGMGYTIITGKKNGLKAQVTFFVPQDYDGEVQQVVLTNESGSDKTFKFWSFAEWCLWDAQDDCTNFQRNFSTGRVEIKDSTIYHKTEYRDRRNHFAFYSVNDKIDGYDTDRDTFIGLYNGFHNPQQVLDGKCGNSLADGWSPIASHYKEITLKAGESKTLVFILGYVEMPVDKKFEADGKTINKEKALAMIEKYNTPEKFAAGMKELRAYWDKLLGILNVNTPEDKVNRMVNIWNQYQCMVTFNLSRSASYFESGIGRGMGFRDSNQDILGFVHQIPDRARERLIDIASTQLEDGGCYHQYQPLTKKGNADIGGDFSDDPLWMILSVSAYIKETGDWSILDAKVPYDNDESKAKSMLDHLTVSFYHIVNNLGPHGLPLAMRADWNDCINLSCFSDTPGESFQTYTNPKFKNEGGYSKVAESVFVAALFTYVGPNFVGILNHLGKKDEAAKAQAEIDKMKKVMMDSAWDGNWFMRAYDANGQKMGSKECEEGQIFIEPQGFAIMSDIDKDATKKTLAAIDERLNTKHGLVLNNPAFSKYYVQYGEISTYPGGYKENAGIFTHNNAWIICAAAYAGEGDQAFKYYSEIAPAYTEETSDLHKTEPYVYGQMIGGKDAGSDIGQTGKNFGQGKNSWLTGTAAWNMVAISQYILGIQPDFDGLKVDPSIPADWDGFTATRLFRGSKYNITIKNPGHVCKGVKSMVVDGAAVDGCVVPYVEGKKEVNVEITLG